In a genomic window of Mucilaginibacter sp. KACC 22063:
- a CDS encoding heme ABC transporter ATP-binding protein has product MIKVNHVSYFAGKKEILSNVSFEVKQGKIMAIIGANGAGKSTLLKLLCNEMRPSSGKIQFNGKNLDDYPLKELARKRSVLTQHNTISLSFTVKEIVLMGRYPHFDGQPTEHDIQVVMEAMQATGITIMAGRTYETLSGGEQQRVQLARVIAQIQDVPNGWLLLDEPTNGLDLLHQQQLLTQARAMADRGYGVICILHDINLAAAYADQIMILKQGKVQALGRPQQVVTCENIHNAFGIRVQLMNNENFNCPLVITAGRFNYNT; this is encoded by the coding sequence ATGATCAAGGTTAACCATGTTTCTTATTTCGCTGGAAAGAAGGAGATCTTAAGTAATGTTTCGTTCGAAGTGAAGCAAGGCAAGATCATGGCAATTATAGGTGCCAATGGTGCAGGTAAAAGTACCCTGCTCAAATTACTTTGTAACGAGATGCGGCCGTCATCCGGGAAAATTCAGTTTAATGGTAAGAATCTGGACGATTATCCTTTAAAGGAGCTTGCTCGCAAACGGTCTGTGTTAACACAGCATAACACCATCAGTCTTTCATTCACCGTTAAAGAGATCGTATTAATGGGCAGGTACCCGCACTTTGATGGACAACCGACCGAGCACGATATACAAGTGGTGATGGAAGCTATGCAGGCTACAGGAATCACCATAATGGCCGGGCGAACCTATGAAACCCTGTCAGGTGGCGAGCAGCAACGTGTGCAGTTGGCTCGCGTCATTGCACAGATACAGGATGTACCAAATGGCTGGCTTTTGTTGGATGAACCAACAAATGGCCTCGATCTGCTGCACCAGCAACAATTATTGACTCAGGCAAGGGCTATGGCTGATCGGGGATATGGCGTAATCTGTATTCTTCATGACATCAATCTGGCCGCTGCCTATGCCGATCAGATCATGATCCTGAAACAAGGGAAAGTTCAGGCTCTCGGTAGACCCCAACAGGTGGTGACCTGCGAAAACATACACAATGCCTTTGGCATCAGGGTGCAACTGATGAATAATGAAAACTTTAATTGCCCGCTGGTCATCACTGCCGGGCGATTTAATTACAACACTTAA
- a CDS encoding FecCD family ABC transporter permease encodes MVLKNHSYILFGLSVLLVLVVIASICIGAVHIQVHQLWSMISYHTGLSHKAGFTSQQLAVMLNLRLPRVLSGVLIGAALAIAGAAIQGLFRNPLAEPGLIGISSGATLFAALTIVFGGKLLTMIGSTYSYYMLSVAAFSGALVTALAVYKLAMRKGRTMITALLLTGIAINALAFSFTGLLTYISTDEQLRNLTFWSLGSLGGSSWLSVGSILPFIAIPVLVLPFMGKSLNAIALGETQAGHMGFNVNNIKRVVLLLATMSVGASVAVAGIISFVGLVVPHIIRIGFGADNRLVIPGSAILGAAMLTLADLVSRTLVAPAELPIGIVTALAGSPVFIYMISAQIKKQQV; translated from the coding sequence ATGGTTCTTAAAAATCACAGCTACATACTGTTTGGTTTATCGGTGTTGCTAGTGCTGGTTGTTATCGCTTCGATATGCATTGGAGCCGTACACATCCAGGTTCATCAACTCTGGTCGATGATCAGTTATCATACCGGCTTAAGCCATAAGGCCGGGTTTACATCGCAGCAACTGGCTGTAATGCTTAACCTGCGATTGCCAAGAGTATTATCGGGTGTGTTGATCGGTGCGGCGCTGGCCATTGCAGGTGCAGCAATCCAGGGTTTATTTCGTAACCCATTGGCTGAGCCGGGGCTGATCGGCATTTCATCCGGGGCTACATTATTTGCTGCCTTAACCATAGTATTCGGGGGGAAACTGTTAACCATGATCGGTAGTACCTACAGTTATTACATGCTATCGGTAGCGGCATTTTCAGGGGCATTGGTTACAGCTTTGGCCGTTTATAAACTGGCGATGCGCAAAGGGCGCACCATGATTACCGCCTTACTGCTAACAGGTATCGCTATTAATGCGCTGGCTTTTTCTTTTACAGGCTTGCTGACCTATATCTCAACTGATGAGCAACTTCGAAATCTTACCTTTTGGAGTTTAGGAAGTTTAGGTGGCTCAAGCTGGCTTTCGGTTGGCAGTATATTGCCTTTTATTGCAATACCGGTTCTGGTATTACCCTTTATGGGCAAGTCGCTAAATGCCATAGCCCTTGGTGAAACACAAGCCGGGCACATGGGCTTCAACGTTAATAATATAAAGCGTGTAGTACTTTTATTGGCTACCATGTCTGTAGGAGCGTCAGTGGCCGTTGCCGGTATCATCAGCTTTGTAGGCCTCGTCGTGCCGCATATCATCCGCATAGGCTTTGGCGCCGATAACAGACTGGTTATACCCGGCTCTGCTATCCTGGGAGCGGCCATGCTCACCCTTGCTGATCTGGTATCACGCACCCTGGTAGCACCTGCAGAATTACCCATCGGTATTGTTACTGCATTGGCAGGTTCCCCGGTATTTATTTATATGATCAGCGCACAAATTAAAAAACAACAGGTATGA
- a CDS encoding heme/hemin ABC transporter substrate-binding protein: protein MKVKNTKYLLFSFIIWMMSYAPRARAQVSPKIVSVNGTVSEILAGIGMESNIIGTDITSNYPASLKSKPKVGHNRNLSAEGILTLQPDVVTGLSSELKPELVSQLKSAGIKLVLFTQIYSADGTRKLIKEVAAAFGRPQKADPLIKQLNSDLAAAAKVKKVGKPKVLFIYARGTGTMMVAGEGTQMQQIIEMAGGINAVTGFKDFKPLTPEALVAANPDVILLFSSGMDSLGGAMGLLNVQGVAQTNAGKNKRFITMDGELVSSFGPRLGLAVGELAQKIN from the coding sequence ATGAAAGTAAAAAATACTAAATACTTGTTATTTAGCTTCATCATATGGATGATGAGCTATGCGCCGCGAGCCAGGGCACAAGTATCGCCCAAAATTGTATCAGTAAATGGTACCGTGAGCGAAATATTGGCAGGCATTGGTATGGAAAGCAATATTATTGGTACCGATATTACCAGTAATTATCCTGCCAGCCTGAAAAGTAAACCTAAAGTAGGACATAACCGCAACCTGAGTGCTGAAGGCATTTTGACCCTGCAACCGGATGTGGTAACGGGCTTATCAAGTGAATTAAAGCCCGAACTGGTATCGCAACTTAAAAGTGCAGGCATTAAACTGGTTTTGTTTACGCAAATCTATTCTGCCGATGGCACTCGTAAGCTAATTAAAGAAGTAGCGGCCGCTTTTGGCAGACCGCAAAAGGCTGATCCGCTGATTAAGCAATTAAACAGCGACCTGGCTGCAGCTGCAAAAGTTAAAAAGGTTGGTAAACCCAAAGTATTGTTCATTTATGCCCGTGGCACCGGTACCATGATGGTGGCTGGCGAAGGCACACAAATGCAGCAAATTATTGAGATGGCGGGTGGCATTAATGCGGTTACCGGCTTCAAAGATTTTAAGCCCCTAACGCCCGAAGCTTTAGTTGCGGCTAATCCGGATGTGATCTTATTATTCAGCAGTGGCATGGATAGTTTGGGTGGTGCAATGGGTTTACTAAATGTACAAGGTGTAGCGCAAACCAATGCAGGTAAAAACAAGCGGTTTATAACGATGGATGGCGAACTGGTGAGCAGCTTTGGCCCGAGGTTAGGATTAGCGGTTGGTGAACTGGCACAGAAAATCAACTAA
- a CDS encoding HmuY family protein: protein MNRLQTLALGLLSSSLLLMSACSKNNDDSVAPAATLKTNTVTDLDGSKGNVYYSLANNAIVTGADTTGTKWDIKFSGTSIFVNGGSSGTGTTQAQVVSSTFTDLTTAPASGYKSDAIGAAAITGWYTYTATTAPQHAILMVPGKIIVVKTSSGNYAKIEMKSYYKGNPDTTTPAFADLTTRPASRIYTFRYAYQSNGTTSLQ, encoded by the coding sequence ATGAACAGACTACAGACTTTAGCATTAGGACTATTAAGCAGCTCTTTACTTTTAATGAGCGCCTGCAGCAAGAACAATGATGATAGCGTTGCGCCCGCAGCAACCTTAAAAACCAACACAGTTACAGATCTCGATGGTTCAAAAGGTAACGTTTACTACAGCCTGGCGAACAATGCAATCGTAACGGGCGCAGATACCACCGGGACAAAATGGGATATTAAATTTTCAGGCACCAGTATTTTCGTCAACGGCGGTTCGTCCGGTACAGGTACAACACAAGCTCAGGTAGTTAGCAGCACTTTTACTGATTTAACTACTGCGCCAGCAAGCGGTTACAAGTCAGACGCAATTGGTGCAGCAGCCATTACGGGCTGGTATACTTATACAGCGACCACAGCACCCCAGCATGCTATTTTAATGGTTCCCGGTAAAATTATCGTGGTGAAAACCAGTTCGGGTAATTATGCCAAAATAGAAATGAAAAGCTATTACAAAGGCAACCCTGATACTACCACGCCAGCCTTTGCCGATTTAACTACCAGGCCGGCGTCAAGAATTTACACTTTCCGTTATGCTTACCAGTCAAATGGTACCACCAGTTTACAATAG
- a CDS encoding TonB-dependent receptor plug domain-containing protein, which translates to MKEKIICVLMLISIKMSAQQIDTAARDTGKAKKLKEVIVTATRSAKDLMTVPMPVSTISNKEIKNRGLVRLDEILNEQTGLSVLPDAHGQGIQIQGFSADYTMIMLDGLPIIGRTTGILDLARITTNGIDRIEVVKGPVSSLYGSEAMAGVINLISATPPLGASASLATRYGTNKNADVSLNAAYATPRLSIAGFINRNSSGGYSLIPSSGSPTVSPFYGYTVNGRITYQLTPHTDLRLLVRNYTNTTDNNYRVDSGQVAGSGTEHNFSISPYITHLFSEKFAGELRLYRSTYQTTSLLNYTTTNAIYDETYFNQAFNRAEVQSDYRVYAKLKLTSGAGAQYETVNATRYDAKQSFTSGYAYGQGDWTPIKKLNVIAGGRFDAHSVYRSQFSPKLALSYQLSDKFVILGSTGKGYKAPDFRQLYLNFTNAVVGYSVFGYEEAAAQVAKLQQQGQIQTILINPNNLQPLNAESSTGYNLGYRYGPVKSFMWTANFFRNNIRDLIDAQPIAIKTNGQSVYSYFNIHSVYTQGAETDFSYNFLKHWTVAGGYQYLQAYDHNVLDQIKAGKLFGIDPKTRETVKITKSMYGGLLNRSKNMANARLNYQDDQTGIIASVRVIYRGRYGFSDLDGNGIVNRDDEYVKGYVLFNASVSKLFYHNQIRFQLTGENLGDYKQPLTISNLPGRLLYAGFTYNFHKQ; encoded by the coding sequence ATGAAAGAAAAAATTATCTGTGTGTTGATGCTAATCTCAATAAAGATGAGCGCACAACAGATAGATACTGCTGCAAGGGATACCGGCAAAGCGAAAAAATTAAAAGAAGTTATCGTAACTGCCACCCGGTCGGCAAAAGATTTAATGACGGTACCAATGCCTGTCAGCACGATCAGTAATAAAGAAATAAAAAACAGGGGATTAGTAAGATTGGACGAAATATTAAACGAACAAACCGGCTTGTCGGTATTACCGGATGCACATGGCCAGGGAATCCAGATCCAGGGTTTCAGCGCTGATTACACCATGATTATGCTGGATGGGCTTCCCATCATCGGCCGCACTACCGGAATATTAGACCTTGCCCGCATTACCACGAACGGCATTGATCGTATCGAAGTGGTAAAAGGCCCGGTATCTTCATTATATGGCAGCGAGGCAATGGCCGGTGTGATTAACCTCATATCGGCAACGCCACCATTGGGTGCGTCTGCTTCTCTAGCAACGCGTTATGGTACCAATAAAAATGCCGATGTCTCTTTAAACGCGGCTTATGCCACACCAAGGTTATCCATAGCCGGCTTTATTAACCGTAACAGCAGCGGTGGCTATTCGCTGATCCCATCTTCGGGAAGCCCGACAGTCTCCCCTTTTTATGGCTATACCGTAAATGGAAGAATCACCTATCAACTCACACCTCATACTGATTTGCGTTTACTGGTAAGGAATTACACCAACACGACAGATAACAATTATCGGGTAGACAGCGGGCAAGTAGCAGGCAGCGGGACAGAGCATAACTTTAGTATTTCGCCATATATCACCCATCTTTTTTCTGAAAAATTTGCTGGTGAATTAAGGCTATACCGGTCTACCTATCAAACTACTTCGCTGCTTAATTATACTACTACGAACGCGATTTATGATGAAACTTATTTTAACCAGGCTTTTAACAGGGCCGAAGTACAAAGCGATTACCGGGTTTACGCTAAGCTCAAATTAACATCAGGCGCTGGCGCCCAATACGAGACGGTGAATGCTACCCGGTATGATGCCAAACAGTCATTCACCTCGGGATATGCTTACGGACAAGGCGATTGGACACCTATTAAAAAGCTGAACGTGATTGCCGGCGGGCGCTTTGATGCACACAGCGTTTACCGGTCACAATTCAGTCCTAAACTGGCGTTAAGCTATCAGTTATCAGATAAGTTCGTGATTCTTGGGTCAACAGGTAAAGGTTACAAAGCACCCGATTTCCGTCAGCTCTACCTCAATTTCACGAATGCGGTGGTTGGATACAGTGTGTTTGGTTACGAAGAGGCGGCCGCACAGGTAGCAAAACTCCAACAGCAGGGACAGATCCAAACTATATTGATCAATCCAAATAATCTTCAGCCTTTAAATGCCGAGAGTTCTACGGGATACAACTTAGGTTACCGTTATGGCCCGGTAAAATCATTCATGTGGACGGCTAACTTTTTTCGCAATAATATCCGGGATCTGATTGATGCGCAACCTATCGCTATCAAAACAAACGGACAATCGGTTTACTCATATTTCAACATCCACAGCGTATATACACAAGGCGCGGAAACAGACTTTAGCTATAATTTCCTGAAGCATTGGACTGTAGCAGGCGGATATCAATACCTGCAAGCTTATGATCACAATGTGCTCGACCAGATCAAGGCAGGAAAACTGTTTGGTATTGATCCCAAAACACGTGAAACCGTCAAAATAACTAAAAGCATGTATGGCGGTTTGCTAAACCGCTCAAAAAACATGGCTAATGCCCGTCTTAACTATCAGGATGATCAAACAGGCATTATTGCATCAGTAAGGGTTATTTACAGGGGCAGATACGGCTTCTCTGATCTCGATGGCAACGGCATTGTCAATCGCGACGATGAATATGTAAAAGGTTATGTGCTTTTTAATGCATCGGTATCAAAGCTATTTTATCATAACCAGATCCGGTTTCAGCTAACAGGTGAAAACCTGGGCGATTATAAACAGCCACTAACCATTAGCAACCTGCCGGGGCGATTGCTTTATGCTGGCTTCACCTATAATTTTCACAAACAATAA
- a CDS encoding helix-turn-helix transcriptional regulator translates to MKIIFTSQLYRQSQLHLVYPKEFIGTIPIEHRTTSAAAELGNLKIEELWFEGVCLLNSCFNANATLAMTLQCDSFCWVMNFVSDGDLVVKSNAEDIELKLQKGWYHTFYCSALNTDLMVNGPAEVFTICLTQRFIRKLLGKQVMSFNFEGGGPEPFTLVTTDEYYDGRFKVLIKEMIQADQPDYIRRIFLEAKILELLSLQLERLESKPLSPGNFSKEDISRLEEAKNLVAQNLQTPCSLIELARKTGLNDFKLKKGFKELFGHTVFGYLSELRMNSAYQLLKEGKTVSEVSEMVGYKNAHHFTSAFKKRYNFLPSRVGKMMILVFSGYAFSAFYGCFWD, encoded by the coding sequence ATGAAAATCATCTTTACCTCACAGCTTTATCGGCAATCACAACTTCATTTGGTTTATCCCAAGGAATTCATCGGAACTATACCTATAGAACATCGTACCACATCTGCGGCAGCTGAGTTGGGAAACTTAAAAATCGAAGAATTATGGTTTGAAGGCGTCTGTTTGTTAAACAGCTGCTTTAATGCGAATGCCACTTTGGCAATGACATTACAGTGCGATAGTTTTTGCTGGGTGATGAATTTTGTATCGGATGGTGATTTGGTAGTAAAATCAAACGCGGAGGATATAGAACTTAAGTTACAAAAGGGCTGGTATCATACCTTTTATTGCTCGGCCTTAAATACGGATTTAATGGTAAACGGCCCCGCCGAAGTATTTACCATATGCCTTACCCAGCGCTTCATCCGTAAATTATTAGGCAAACAGGTTATGTCCTTTAATTTTGAAGGCGGTGGTCCGGAGCCGTTTACTTTGGTAACCACTGACGAATACTACGACGGCCGGTTTAAAGTACTGATCAAAGAAATGATACAAGCTGATCAGCCGGATTACATCCGAAGGATTTTTCTCGAAGCCAAAATATTGGAGCTGTTGTCGTTGCAATTAGAAAGGCTGGAAAGCAAACCACTCTCGCCCGGCAACTTTAGTAAAGAAGATATTTCGAGGTTGGAGGAAGCCAAAAATCTTGTAGCGCAAAACCTCCAGACCCCTTGCTCCCTCATTGAACTTGCCCGCAAAACAGGGCTGAATGATTTTAAACTGAAGAAAGGTTTTAAAGAGCTTTTTGGGCATACTGTATTTGGTTACCTGTCCGAGTTACGAATGAATTCGGCTTACCAATTATTAAAAGAAGGAAAAACGGTTAGTGAGGTATCAGAAATGGTGGGTTACAAAAATGCGCATCATTTCACATCGGCTTTTAAGAAGCGATATAACTTCTTACCCAGCCGGGTTGGTAAAATGATGATTTTGGTTTTTAGTGGGTATGCTTTTAGCGCCTTTTATGGCTGCTTTTGGGATTAA
- a CDS encoding phage integrase SAM-like domain-containing protein: protein MKYETFKLKNLIYANITVEVFLWNHKPKDHQKPLNNNGVMKHIIRLKKMVNLALNLQWINNDPFATYKLKIKK from the coding sequence ATGAAGTATGAAACATTTAAACTCAAAAATTTAATTTATGCAAACATCACAGTCGAAGTGTTCCTCTGGAACCATAAACCCAAAGATCACCAGAAGCCTCTTAATAACAACGGCGTTATGAAACACATCATTCGTCTTAAAAAGATGGTAAATCTTGCGCTGAATTTACAGTGGATAAACAATGATCCTTTCGCAACTTACAAATTGAAAATCAAAAAGTGA
- a CDS encoding HAD family hydrolase: MQNIKNIIFDYGNVIFSIDFARVQNSFKELGVSNVADFFGHLKQDPIFDDFDRGKVSAEQFRKHIREITDNPNLSDLQIDAAWNSILIGIAEGNHDLLLKLKDRYRIFLLSNINEIHYTWIMDYLKREFDFDGNDHLFEKTYYSHLVGKRKPEPEIFKQVLDENGLKPEETLFIDDSPQHLESAKQLGINTFLMTYPDTIQKYFERNGLLS, translated from the coding sequence ATGCAAAACATTAAAAATATCATCTTTGATTATGGCAACGTAATCTTCTCTATTGATTTTGCCCGCGTACAAAATTCTTTTAAAGAATTGGGGGTCAGCAATGTAGCTGACTTTTTCGGGCACCTGAAACAGGATCCTATTTTTGATGATTTTGACCGCGGAAAAGTATCTGCCGAACAATTCCGCAAGCATATCCGTGAAATTACAGATAATCCAAACCTGAGTGATCTGCAAATTGATGCCGCCTGGAACAGCATTTTGATAGGTATTGCTGAGGGTAATCATGATTTGTTGCTGAAGTTGAAAGATAGGTACCGCATCTTTTTGTTAAGCAACATCAACGAAATTCATTACACATGGATAATGGATTACCTGAAGCGCGAATTTGATTTTGATGGCAACGACCATCTTTTCGAGAAAACCTATTACTCGCACCTGGTGGGTAAACGCAAACCCGAACCTGAAATATTTAAACAGGTACTTGATGAAAATGGCCTTAAACCGGAAGAAACTTTGTTTATCGACGACAGCCCGCAGCATCTTGAGTCGGCTAAGCAATTAGGCATCAATACTTTCCTGATGACTTATCCGGACACTATACAGAAATATTTCGAACGCAACGGCTTATTATCGTAA
- a CDS encoding DUF1223 domain-containing protein, producing the protein MKNLIITAAIASLFLSASFKPAAPRKQIVLMGAAVVELFTSEGCSSCPPADEALARLAKEYAGKPVYLLSFHVDYWDKLGWKDPYSNPDYTDRQKAYAKQLNAQAYTPQAIVNGKKELIGSQSGTLHNLINASLKIMPENAISVGASFQNLALTATYKLHSVDDNDLVNVALVQDHATDRISAGENKGATLSHINVVRVFKTVKSKQSGEIKLDIPKDLSGKPFKLILYVQNKNDLHITAANTMSLSPTRVITVSKSK; encoded by the coding sequence ATGAAAAACTTAATTATTACTGCGGCAATCGCCAGCCTATTTCTAAGTGCCTCATTTAAACCTGCAGCACCACGCAAACAGATCGTATTAATGGGTGCTGCAGTGGTAGAACTATTTACTTCTGAAGGTTGCTCGAGTTGCCCACCGGCAGATGAAGCTTTGGCACGACTGGCAAAAGAGTACGCAGGCAAGCCTGTTTACCTGCTAAGTTTTCATGTGGATTACTGGGACAAACTGGGCTGGAAAGACCCATACAGCAACCCAGACTATACAGACCGACAAAAGGCTTATGCCAAACAACTAAATGCGCAAGCCTACACACCACAGGCTATTGTAAATGGCAAAAAGGAGTTAATAGGCTCACAAAGCGGAACGCTACACAACCTGATCAACGCTTCTCTTAAAATAATGCCGGAGAATGCGATTAGTGTAGGCGCATCCTTTCAAAACCTTGCCTTAACCGCAACTTACAAACTACATTCTGTTGATGACAACGACCTGGTTAATGTAGCTCTTGTACAAGATCATGCAACCGACCGCATCAGCGCCGGTGAAAATAAAGGCGCAACGCTAAGCCATATAAATGTGGTGCGTGTTTTTAAAACTGTAAAATCTAAGCAAAGCGGTGAGATCAAACTTGATATCCCAAAGGATTTATCTGGAAAGCCATTTAAGCTGATATTATACGTCCAAAACAAAAACGACCTGCACATTACAGCAGCTAATACTATGTCGCTTAGCCCTACGCGTGTAATTACAGTTTCCAAGTCGAAGTAA
- a CDS encoding FadR/GntR family transcriptional regulator has translation MQKEKLSEIVADKIKQDIKDKKFNVGDKIPAEPELMKLYNVGRSSIREAIKSLAMTGVLQVRQGDGTYVNQMAAQLPIEQRLRNSNFDDINAVRILLEEEIVQLATEKHTADDLKAIAEQLAKRKKAIENEDVKACTDADIAFHMAIAHASGNTVLAGLYEYFTQTIRAFFSQREKHGITHFAMSHHLHQDLYLAIRSKKKKQASEIIKNILNNNY, from the coding sequence ATGCAAAAAGAGAAGCTGTCAGAAATAGTAGCTGATAAAATAAAGCAGGACATTAAAGACAAAAAATTCAACGTTGGGGATAAAATTCCTGCCGAGCCGGAATTGATGAAGCTTTATAATGTCGGCCGTTCATCTATAAGGGAAGCCATTAAAAGCCTTGCCATGACTGGCGTTTTGCAGGTAAGGCAGGGCGACGGCACCTATGTTAATCAAATGGCAGCACAACTTCCGATTGAGCAGCGTTTGCGCAATTCAAATTTTGATGATATAAACGCGGTTCGCATCCTGCTGGAAGAAGAAATTGTACAGCTTGCCACAGAAAAACACACAGCCGATGATTTAAAGGCGATAGCCGAGCAGTTAGCTAAACGTAAAAAGGCCATTGAAAACGAAGATGTAAAGGCCTGTACAGATGCTGACATTGCCTTTCACATGGCCATTGCGCATGCATCGGGCAATACTGTTTTAGCCGGATTATACGAGTACTTCACACAAACCATACGTGCCTTTTTTTCGCAGAGGGAAAAGCATGGCATCACACATTTTGCCATGAGCCATCACCTTCACCAGGATTTGTACCTGGCTATTCGCAGTAAAAAGAAAAAACAGGCATCAGAGATCATTAAAAATATTCTTAACAATAATTATTAA
- a CDS encoding sulfite exporter TauE/SafE family protein → MTILTFTLLLIAGAYLAGLVGSLTGLGGGVVIIPLLTLVFHVDIRYAIGAALLASIANSSGAASAYVKEGITNIRLGMFLEIATTVGAVVGAIVAVYTPVNTIAILFGIILLFSAVMTIRKKNHEVLLQGSPAAAKLKLNNSYPTAKGPVNYQLKNVGAGFGIMTVAGVFSGLLGIGSGALKVLAMDSTMRIPFKVSTTTSNFMIGVTATASAIVYLQRGYMDAGIAFPVVLGVLGGAFTGSKLLSKIDAKVLKYIFCVAIVFVAAEMMFNGFNHKF, encoded by the coding sequence ATGACTATTTTAACATTTACCCTGCTGTTAATTGCAGGTGCATATCTGGCAGGGCTGGTAGGTTCGCTAACCGGTTTAGGTGGCGGTGTTGTCATCATTCCCCTGCTTACCCTTGTATTCCACGTTGACATACGCTACGCCATAGGTGCGGCTTTACTCGCATCAATCGCCAACTCATCGGGCGCAGCAAGCGCTTATGTAAAAGAAGGTATTACTAATATAAGGCTGGGCATGTTTTTAGAGATTGCAACAACCGTAGGCGCAGTTGTAGGCGCAATAGTGGCTGTTTATACACCGGTTAATACCATTGCAATACTATTCGGCATCATCTTGTTATTTTCTGCGGTAATGACCATCCGTAAAAAAAACCACGAGGTTTTACTACAAGGCAGTCCGGCCGCGGCAAAATTAAAACTCAATAACTCTTACCCTACAGCTAAAGGCCCGGTTAATTATCAGCTGAAAAACGTTGGGGCTGGTTTTGGTATCATGACAGTGGCAGGCGTATTTTCCGGATTGCTGGGGATAGGATCAGGTGCTCTTAAAGTATTGGCCATGGATTCAACCATGCGTATACCCTTTAAGGTAAGTACTACCACCAGTAATTTTATGATAGGTGTTACCGCTACAGCAAGTGCTATTGTTTACCTGCAACGCGGTTATATGGATGCTGGTATTGCATTCCCCGTTGTGTTAGGTGTACTTGGCGGCGCATTTACCGGGTCAAAATTACTTTCAAAAATTGATGCAAAGGTTTTAAAGTACATTTTCTGTGTAGCCATTGTATTTGTTGCTGCCGAAATGATGTTCAACGGTTTTAACCATAAATTTTAA
- a CDS encoding DUF1634 domain-containing protein yields MKKLFSKHLLADQDIEQLIGIQLRAGVVTASIIVLIGGILYLIQSGGSLLPSYAHFGGEKAELTSFSAIWQAVIHFRAKGIITLGVVILMATPLLRIMFSLVGFAIEKDRMYVLITLFVLMVMAFSIFGGLKV; encoded by the coding sequence ATGAAAAAGCTATTTTCAAAGCATTTACTTGCCGATCAGGATATTGAACAATTAATAGGCATTCAACTACGTGCCGGGGTGGTTACAGCAAGTATTATCGTATTAATAGGCGGCATACTTTACCTCATCCAGTCGGGCGGTAGCCTGCTTCCATCTTACGCGCATTTTGGTGGTGAAAAAGCCGAGCTGACCAGTTTTAGCGCAATATGGCAGGCGGTGATACATTTCCGCGCAAAAGGAATAATTACGCTCGGTGTAGTCATACTGATGGCTACGCCATTGCTGCGTATCATGTTTTCATTAGTTGGATTTGCTATTGAGAAAGACCGCATGTATGTACTGATCACCCTTTTTGTATTGATGGTGATGGCGTTCAGTATTTTCGGTGGACTAAAAGTATAA
- a CDS encoding 2'-5' RNA ligase family protein, with the protein MFKLIPLEAIQPYILTLRMDAESQAFFDKQRELYFPRERNFLKAHISLFHQLPNDTFTKQQLKDVKQAPVALKITGMQNLGAGVAYKIESDALQDLHRQLSACFKDELIPQDRQRYRPHITIQNKVTLEQAKALIEKLNADFEPFEITGIGLDLWTYRGGPWEFDVFYPFKG; encoded by the coding sequence TTGTTTAAGTTAATACCGTTGGAAGCAATACAGCCTTATATTTTAACTTTACGAATGGATGCCGAAAGCCAGGCGTTTTTCGATAAGCAGCGTGAACTTTATTTCCCGCGTGAGAGGAATTTCCTGAAAGCACATATTTCGCTTTTTCATCAGTTGCCTAATGATACTTTTACAAAACAGCAATTGAAAGATGTGAAGCAAGCGCCCGTTGCATTAAAAATAACAGGCATGCAAAACCTTGGAGCAGGTGTGGCTTATAAGATTGAATCAGACGCGTTACAAGATTTACACCGACAGTTGTCTGCATGTTTTAAGGATGAGTTGATCCCGCAAGACAGGCAGCGCTATCGCCCGCATATTACCATACAAAACAAGGTAACATTAGAGCAGGCAAAAGCGCTGATTGAAAAGTTGAACGCTGATTTCGAGCCTTTCGAGATTACAGGCATCGGCTTAGATTTGTGGACTTACCGCGGAGGCCCCTGGGAATTTGATGTCTTTTATCCGTTTAAGGGTTGA